One window of Candidatus Leptovillus gracilis genomic DNA carries:
- a CDS encoding glycine C-acetyltransferase has protein sequence MSNHRTDWISDEIAGLKEAGLFNVIRTIDSPMDARVVIDGRYLLNFCANNYLGLANHPRLRHAAQQAIETHGIGPGAVRSIAGTMSWHVELERRLAEFKRAAACITFQSGFAANIATLPALVGRGDVIFSDELNHASIIDGSRLSRADVVRYAHNDVDDLRRKIEATTEYGRRLIVTDGVFSMDGDIAPLDKICDVANEYDILLMVDDAHGEGVLGEGGRGIVDHFGLHGRVDVEVGTLSKAFGVVGGLVAGRQEIIDWLRQRGRPFLFSSAMTVPDAAACLEAVNVLQESTALVDKLWANAKLFKEAMQSFGFDTGHSQTPIVPIMLGEAKLAQAFSRRLFEEGVFAMAIGYPTVPQGKARIRVMNSAAHSPTDLEEALEIFRRVGKEMAVI, from the coding sequence ATGAGTAACCACCGAACCGATTGGATTTCTGACGAGATAGCCGGGCTAAAAGAGGCCGGTTTGTTTAACGTGATTCGTACCATAGACTCGCCGATGGATGCGCGGGTGGTGATAGACGGCCGTTACCTGCTCAACTTCTGCGCCAACAATTACCTGGGACTGGCAAACCACCCCCGCCTGCGCCACGCGGCGCAGCAGGCCATCGAAACTCACGGCATCGGTCCAGGCGCGGTGCGCAGCATTGCCGGAACCATGTCCTGGCATGTGGAATTGGAACGCCGCCTGGCCGAATTTAAACGAGCCGCCGCCTGCATCACCTTCCAGAGCGGTTTTGCCGCCAACATCGCCACCCTGCCAGCGCTGGTGGGGCGCGGCGACGTGATTTTTTCCGACGAATTGAACCACGCCAGCATTATTGATGGTTCGCGCCTCAGCCGGGCCGACGTGGTGCGCTACGCCCACAACGATGTGGACGATTTGCGCCGCAAAATAGAGGCAACCACCGAATACGGCCGTCGCCTCATCGTCACCGACGGCGTGTTTAGCATGGATGGCGATATCGCCCCGCTGGACAAAATCTGTGACGTAGCCAACGAGTATGACATCTTACTGATGGTAGACGACGCCCACGGCGAAGGTGTGTTGGGCGAAGGTGGGCGGGGCATTGTGGACCATTTTGGGCTGCACGGCCGTGTAGACGTAGAAGTTGGCACCCTGAGCAAAGCGTTTGGCGTAGTCGGCGGGTTGGTCGCCGGGCGACAAGAGATTATAGATTGGCTGCGACAGCGGGGACGGCCGTTCCTCTTCTCCAGCGCCATGACCGTGCCCGACGCCGCCGCCTGCCTGGAAGCCGTCAACGTCTTACAAGAATCCACCGCCCTGGTAGACAAACTATGGGCCAACGCCAAACTCTTCAAAGAAGCCATGCAATCCTTCGGCTTCGACACCGGCCACAGCCAAACCCCCATCGTGCCCATCATGCTGGGCGAAGCCAAACTAGCCCAGGCGTTCAGCCGCCGCCTCTTTGAAGAAGGCGTGTTCGCCATGGCTATTGGCTACCCCACCGTGCCCCAGGGCAAAGCGCGCATCCGCGTGATGAACTCCGCGGCCCACAGCCCCACCGACCTGGAAGAAGCGCTAGAAATCTTCCGGCGCGTCGGCAAAGAGATGGCGGTGATCTAA